The genomic DNA tagcatcaccagggtccaAAACCGAatctacggtaaatcttaaaagtgcctctttcgtcgtaattatgcttttacatgaaggtttgactcatattcaatcccaaataaagcctcggttgctttttggcgagagttttgctttaagttcATTTAAATTCTAATGGTAAATTTTTGTTCAAATATCATGTTTAATCCATCCTCAATTACTTAATTTGGGTgggtataaaataaaaatgctatttaccgtttaagttgagtgcaTCTAATagactgtatgtgtgtctgaTATCACATTCCAATGTCATTAGGTTACAATCTTTTCGCATTGCTCAGATTTGAAAGGTGGCAACAACTTTAATTGACAAATAATTCTTTAGATGTACAGATGCCATTTCACAATCTGTAGAcaagagtaaaaataaaatgctttcaACCACAACCCAAACACCTCACCTGAAACTATGGAGAATATACTCAGCCTGAGGCAGACTAACAGTAATACTTTGGTGTCAACACCGTCAGATACAGAAATCTAAAAGAGCAGTTTCAGGAAAgaaatgacagtaaaaaaaacacaaaacacctCTAGATAACATACTAAACATATATAATGACGTCACACTGTACAATAGAAAAAAAGTGCGCATTCATTTGCGCCCATCATAAAATGTGCCAGAATAACAGCAGTTTGAAGCCCATGGCAGTGAAACTGAAACGTGCTGGCCCAGAGTCTTTTGTGAAGGACAGATGAAAACACTCCTCAGTGGGAGGTTAGCAGGCAGGTCAGGCGGTGCTCAGCACTTCTTTGCAGGGGGGACGGGGGGCAGGACTCGGCGGGAGTTGGAGCTCACCCAAGGGTGGTCGATGACGCTTTTGAGAGAGAGACGATCGGTGGGGCTGTGGCGGAGCAGCTTGGAGATCAGGTCCCGTGCACCGTCTGAGATGACTTTGGGGAACTTCAAATCCACCTGcagacagtaaaacagcatgtgTTCAGGGACTAGCACATGTTTTCCTCACTGGGATGTACAACAGAGTTCTTATTTAGATGCTAGTGAagattctcagtcatccaggtcattgtGTATCTTAGAGCTATCCAGAGAAAACTTGACTTGCTTGAGCTTTTCGAAAACTCAAGAATCTTGTGGTATTAAAATTCAAGATTTAAACACCTTTGGATTAGGGTTGAGAGAATATTAGATTTATCATagattgcaataaaaaaaaacattcaggataAGCGGATTGTGATGGATTTCCATTATCAAAAACTCAGATTTATTTTCAATTGCTACACAGGGTGCCTGcaactgtcaaaaaaaaaaaaaaaaaaaaactttgttcaTCCCTAGCCAGCATAATTGTGTCATTAATTTTTCAGAGACATAAAACATCCCCGACCCACACACCAAACACCAACCTTGGTAATTCTTTTGTATGTTTCTGAGTggctggcagtttcaaaagggGGATTGCCGACCAAGCATTCGTAGCAGAGGACCCCGATGCACCACAGGTCCACCTTCTCGCTGTGGGTGTGGCCCTCAATCATCTCTGGGGGGAGGTAGTCCAGTGTTCCGCACATTGTACGACGTCTGGATAGGTTCAAAACAAAGAGGTGAGCGGGGAAGGCACAGAGGAGGGAGATTCAGTTTCTGGCAGCATACAGTAGACATACACAGCATGAATTCTTAATGGCACTATGGTTCCTCACCTTAGAGAAGGTGCATGGACAGACCAACCAAAGTCTGCAATTTTCAACTCTCCACGATAGCCAAGAAGCAGATTCTCTGGCTTGATGTCACGGTGAATCACTTTCTTCTCATGGCAATACAGCAGTGCATCAGATATCTCCTCCATGTACTGGGAACATACAAAGAGGTCGGCATCATACACAACAGTAtttgaacacaaaaaaatattcaagaTAATAGAAACAAGCTTGTAGATGTTATCTCTGCATTTTAATAATAGCAACAAGTCTTACTGTGGCGGTCCGCTGGTCATCAAATCTTCCACATCTCTGTAGCTCCTTGTACATTTCACCACGTGGGGCGTACTCGAGCACCAAGAACACCCTCTTTTGATCATGGAAATAATTGTAGAAACGCAAGATGTTGGGGTGCCTGATGAAAGGAGAGATAACATTATGAACCATGAAGCATTATGAACCAGGCAACCATGcaaagtaaatgtaatgttagGGCTcatagaacaaaaaaaatcatatttgagCATGGTGCTTAGGGACATTTATAATCATGTCTATGCACTGATGTTGTCTTACACAATAAAGTCTATTGTTCAACGGTAAAACATCCTGCCGTCCTGGCAAAGCTTTGTCGCTAGTGTGTCCAGAATTAAGCCCATCAGGTACTCCTTATTCTGATGTGTTACTCAGAATACTCACTTGAGATGTGACTGGATCTCAATCTCCCTCCTCAGTTGATGCTCCACGCTCTCCTTTTCCATCTGCGACTTGAACAACACCTTCAGTGCCACGATGGCGTCCACCTTCTTCACCTTCGCGAGGTAGACATTTCCAAATTTGCCCTTCCCCAGCGGTCGGCCGATGTCAAAGTCATCGAGGGACAGTTTCCTGGCGGAAAGCATATCAATTGTTAGCTATTACTCACTTAGATGTTTGAAAGGATTGCAAAAAAGCGAGCAAAAAACTACAGAACGTCCGAAGTAGTGAATAGTCTTACTTTGATGATGAGCTGACACACTCCCTCCCAGggccttaaaaaaagaaagcaaaatcaACACAGGTACATTCCCTGAGGTGTCTGACTGTCGTCCGTGTGTGAGGAGGGGCATGTTACCTGCGATGGCATTTCTGTCCAGCTCTGTTCGTGGCTTCACCTGGACACGCTGTGGGCCTGCCAGCATGCTGGGAGTTGTGCCCTGACATCCAGAAGCAAAGTCACACAGTTAGAAATCCATTGATGTGTTGTATAACTTCCAATACAGACATTTTGATCACAGTGGGCAAATCTACACATCTTCTCACTCATATTACATCTTACCGTATGTAGGTAACTTCTCGGCACATAATTTTCCTTattctgtgaagaaataaagacaCACAGCCAACTTTAACTTGCAGTTTACATTGGGGCTCCTGTCTATTTCCTTAGCTTTGAGTTGAGACTGCCATTTTAGACGAGTATTGTAGAATGAACAGCAAGCAGGATACTTAAGTTTGTTTCTACCAGACATAACTTATATTGATACAGTTTTTCAGATGCAGTGGCTTTGCTCAAAATCGTTCATTTGAACACAGAGGTGATCAGCTGTAAGGGCTCATTTGGTTTTCTCATAGACATTACCTTTCAGCAGAAGCTAACAAAAGACAATTTATcagtgttaaaatgaaaaacatacttCAAACTGTTCAAACATTTTAACACGACATCGCATTTCAGATAGAGACTTGTATTTTCAAATTAGCTGCAACTGTTTCCCTTTGAGTATTTCAAAAACGATGCATGTTCAGTGGGCGACAGTTTGGATAGCGTTAGGCTAACGTTAATTGTTAATGGTGGTATCCTTGCCTCATATGGTTTGTAATGCAGGGATACCTACTTCTCCAAGTGTATATAACGCCCGCTCATGTACATCATATGCTGTGTATGTACGTTATATATTGctggtttattatttttaacacaaGCTAACGTGGCGTTAAGTTAGCTCAGAAATGTAACGTTAGCAAAACAAACGTTAACGCTAacctgctagctagttagctaaaaCCTGTTTCATTTTATAACGATATAATACGCTTAGTTGGCTCGTTCATTGCTCTCGTCTGGGACTTCGTCGTGTGTCACTCtcaaacattataaaaatataacTTACCTGCATGGTGGTGAAGAAATGTGCTGTAAACGTTTCGGCGAAGCTACTCCGAGCTGGCTGTTTTGAACTTCCGCCGCCGCCAACGTTTAAAAAACTACGCTTCAAACCCGATTGGTCGGTATGCTTCGCACAGAAAGGCACCCATTGGCCAGGAATGTTGCAAGCGTAAGCGTCGTATTGGTGTACGCCCATGCTAGTCAAACATCGACCCGCCCCCTCTCTTCCTGTGTAGAAGCatatgtgtaggacagagtgagagcaggcccactgtgttgttttctctgtgaGCCGGGGTAGAAATCTGAAGACTTGTCCaacttgtacacacacacacacacacacacacacacagagttcatCTTGACCTTACTATGGCCTGTGTTTGCTCATTAACTGGCTCTAGCTAGGTCACACTCCCCATCTCCTATGCTGGAGAGCACAGCCTTTATGACACATAGAAATTAGGCCTCAACTCTTTTGTGCAGACCTTAGAACCGACTCACACTGTAACAGCTTGTAACAGCTGTGATCCATTTGTAACAGGCATTTATAAATCTCTCAATGACAACTTGTCTCACATTTCCATCACAGAGCTTCGCTGTATTAAATTAACCTCATCACCACTTAAGTTTTCCTTCATATAACTAATGAATACAAATGTATATTGTTTATGAACACTGCTAGATTCCcaagagaggagtgtgtgtgtgtgtgaacgtaaGGCTAACATGAACTGAATTACACTTTACATGGTGGGAAATAATTCATTGACACTGGGGACTTTCCAAAACTCAAGTTTGTCAGGCATGACATCTGACTTATTGTCCTTGGTTTATAGTTGTAGAGTTGTCCCtacaaaatgcaaataaatgtactttaaatattaataataaatggaaTGTTGCAACTGCAATATCTGCTATGTTCACGTTTACTCAATTGTCTGTTCAGTGAAATGTCAAATATAGTGAGCCTCATCCTTTTTTTTAGAGCCTGAGGTGACCTCTTCAGAttgctttgttttaaaaatgtcaggTCATGGATCTGTGATATCCTAGAATTCTTGAAAGTTCCTGGAAAGAAGAAATAGGAAACTCTGAAATAACAATTTAAAACCAAGTATTATTCATTACCCAATGAATATTGAAAACGTTATTTATGTTGAATCGTGTGCTTGTATGTAGATGAATATATATTTCAACATGTTTTGGCCGACCtgctcactctctgactctgagTCACCGTGACATGTGATAAGCTTCAATGAATCCAAAGTGCACCGGGTGAACTCTATCTCTATCTTCCCTCTAATCAGTATTAAATTATATTGGTCTTTTCAAGTCAATTTAGAACAGATTAGGAAATTATTCAGAAATTACAGATCTGTAAACCTAAATGAGACAAAAGTGTTCCCACCCGTAAAGATTAAACAAGTAATGAACTGAAAACAAGTTAAGGGGATGGATGAATGACGATGAAGATGATTTTAAGATTTAAGTGAATTGCCTGGTTTCAAGATGTTTGAGTTCAGTCTTGAGCCTTAAATCGACTTTCTTAATTTAAAGTATGAATCCCTGTGTTCAGTCTCCTAACACATCCATAATCTTTATAAAATGCACTTTCAGCTTTTGTCTGACCATGTGTCAGGTCCAGAGTTCACAGTATAAGTCTCCTCGAGTTCATCCGGCCGTCGCGTCCAAGTGGCCATAATCTGGGAAATATCCTGCTGTTAAGTACAGCGTGAAAGGAGATATAAAAATGACATATGATTCACAACTGGCAGGAAATCAGCCTCAGGGTGcgaagaagacaaaaataacTGATCTCgtaaaaatgtctttataaGTACGTTGTCACAAGGTAAGGTCATGTGGGGTTGACTGAGGATCCCACAGTGAGTTTGAATGTTCATTGTGAAACACGTGCGGGACGACATGATCCGCTGTTTCACGATTCAATGCCAGGAAAAAATGGATTCGAGTTGCGTAGGTTTTACTGCTTCAGAGAAAGTGGCAGCGTGCTCTCCGGTCAGCTTGCTGTGAGGTGCCGGCTGCTCCCAAAGGAAAATAGTGGCGCAGTGACGCTTCAGTTTGGCTGTCACCTCCGTGTTATCCCCACTCTGTCACATTGTGTCCTGCGAGTGTTGCAGCAGCATC from Sparus aurata chromosome 11, fSpaAur1.1, whole genome shotgun sequence includes the following:
- the aurkb gene encoding aurora kinase B, with translation MGVHQYDAYACNIPGQWVPFCAKHTDQSGLKRSFLNVGGGGSSKQPARSSFAETFTAHFFTTMQNKENYVPRSYLHTGTTPSMLAGPQRVQVKPRTELDRNAIAGPGRECVSSSSKKLSLDDFDIGRPLGKGKFGNVYLAKVKKVDAIVALKVLFKSQMEKESVEHQLRREIEIQSHLKHPNILRFYNYFHDQKRVFLVLEYAPRGEMYKELQRCGRFDDQRTATYMEEISDALLYCHEKKVIHRDIKPENLLLGYRGELKIADFGWSVHAPSLRRRTMCGTLDYLPPEMIEGHTHSEKVDLWCIGVLCYECLVGNPPFETASHSETYKRITKVDLKFPKVISDGARDLISKLLRHSPTDRLSLKSVIDHPWVSSNSRRVLPPVPPAKKC